In a genomic window of Cuculus canorus isolate bCucCan1 chromosome 4, bCucCan1.pri, whole genome shotgun sequence:
- the TIGD4 gene encoding tigger transposable element-derived protein 4 has product MSEGAGSAPPQPAARRKKSISIEDKIDIISAVEGGERKADVAAKYGIKKNSLSSILKNKDKLLEAFESLRFDPKRKRLRTASHSDLEEALVRWYRVAQRLAVPVSGAMLRLKANDFAQKLGHSEFRCSNGWLDRFKSRNGLVFRAQPAETAAAALGAPALCYRDVLPHCLNDYQPKNVFYLQETGLLYQMLPRNTFAFKGETCSVGQLSTERITVVLGANVDGSEKLPLLVIGKNKSPRAFEAMKLLPVDYEANDMAWMTLEVFEHWLRKLDDRFQAQHRRVVILVDSLPAHAEVENLKSVKLVFSPSDSSSCAATKRGAIRSLKVRYRCCLIKRFIDCVQGNKEFMLTLLDAVEMLHLCWKKVTPEAVVKSYDETGFELETKANGNDAQVENEFDWIAHAQAAGVEFPEGLSLEEYATLDDDLVTCEMTVNSERMCAEESTSDEAGMFVSDEDEDKGDRFQGAEQPLPSKNEALHALDTLRKFLRSQDTNDSLHDSLTDLENFIQRVASK; this is encoded by the coding sequence ATGTCGGAGGGTGCGGGGAGCGCTCCGCCGCAGCCCGCGGcgaggaggaaaaaaagcatctccATCGAGGACAAAATCGACATCATCAGCGCCGTGGAGGGCGGCGAGAGGAAGGCAGACGTCGCGGCTAAGTACGGCATAAAGAAGAACTCCTTGTCCTCCATCCTGAAGAACAAAGACAAACTGCTGGAAGCCTTTGAGTCGCTGCGGTTTGATCCCaagaggaagaggctgaggacCGCGTCGCACAGCGACCTGGAGGAGGCGCTGGTGAGGTGGTACCGGGTGGCGCAGCGCCTGGCGGTGCCGGTGAGCGGCGCCATGCTGCGCCTCAAGGCCAATGACTTCGCCCAGAAGCTCGGGCACAGCGAGTTCAGGTGCAGCAATGGGTGGTTGGACCGCTTCAAGTCGAGGAACGGGCTGGTGTTCAGAGCCCAGCCCGCAGAAACAGCCGCCGCCGCGCTGGGAGCACCCGCGCTTTGCTACCGCGACGTTCTTCCTCACTGTTTGAATGATTATCAGcccaaaaatgtgttttatctaCAGGAGACGGGCTTGTTGTATCAGATGTTACCGCGAAACACGTTTGCGTTCAAAGGGGAAACTTGTTCTGTAGGTCAGCTAAGCACAGAGAGGATAACAGTGGTGCTGGGCGCCAACGTGGATGGCTCCGAGAAGCTTCCTTTGCTCGTTAtagggaaaaacaaaagtcCACGTGCTTTCGAAGCTATGAAGTTGCTACCCGTGGATTACGAAGCAAATGATATGGCATGGATGACTTTGGAAGTGTTTGAACACTGGCTGCGTAAACTCGATGACAGATTCCAAGCGCAGCATCGACGCGTAGTTATCCTTGTTGATTCTCTCCCAGCTCACGCAGAAGTGGAGAACCTAAAGTCTGTCAAATTGGTGTTCTCTCCTTCAGACTCTTCTTCATGTGCAGCTACGAAACGAGGGGCTATCAGAAGTCTAAAGGTTAGATACAGGTGCTGTCTTATCAAGAGATTTATTGACTGTGTGCAAGGTAATAAAGAGTTTATGCTGACTCTCCTTGATGCAGTTGAGATGTTGCACCTCTGCTGGAAGAAAGTAACACCAGAGGCTGTTGTAAAAAGCTATGATGAGACAGGATTTGAATTAGAAACTAAGGCAAATGGTAATGATGCACAGGTTGAAAATGAATTTGATTGGATTGCACATGCGCAGGCAGCTGGAGTGGAGTTTCCAGAAGGTTTATCTTTGGAGGAATATGCAACTCTAGATGATGACTTGGTAACATGTGAAATGACCGTAAATAGTGAAAGGATGTGTGCTGAAGAAAGCACATCAGATGAAGCTGGAATGTTTGTTAGTGATGAAGATGAGGATAAAGGTGATCGATTTCAGGGAGCTGAACAGCCTTTGCCATCCAAAAATGAGGCCTTGCATGCTTTAGACACCCTTCGGAAGTTTCTCAGAAGTCAGGACACGAATGATTCTCTTCATGACTCCCTCACAGACCTGGAGAATTTTATTCAACGTGTAGcatctaaataa